From Pseudomonas sp. StFLB209, a single genomic window includes:
- a CDS encoding YggS family pyridoxal phosphate-dependent enzyme yields MSTIAANISTLEQRIRVAAQAARRDPDSIGLLAVSKTKPAEALREAFAAGLRHFGENYLQEALGKQQQLADLPLHWHFIGPIQSNKTRSLAEHFDWVHSVDRLKIAQRLSEQRPEHLAPLNICIQVNVSGEASKSGCTPEELPQLAAAIASLPRLKLRGLMAIPEPTDDVAAQHAAFARVRILQEQLPQALDTLSMGMSHDLEAAISEGATWVRIGTALFGARDYSQTHGQP; encoded by the coding sequence ATGTCCACGATAGCAGCGAATATATCAACGCTCGAACAACGAATCCGCGTCGCGGCCCAGGCAGCCCGGCGCGACCCGGACAGCATCGGCCTGCTGGCAGTGAGCAAGACCAAGCCCGCCGAGGCCTTGCGCGAAGCCTTCGCCGCCGGCCTGCGGCACTTTGGCGAAAATTACCTGCAAGAAGCACTGGGCAAACAGCAGCAATTGGCCGACCTGCCCTTGCACTGGCATTTCATCGGCCCCATTCAGTCGAACAAGACCCGCTCGCTTGCCGAGCACTTTGACTGGGTACACTCTGTGGACCGCCTGAAAATAGCCCAACGCCTGAGCGAGCAACGCCCTGAACACCTGGCACCGTTGAATATCTGTATCCAGGTCAATGTCAGCGGTGAAGCCAGCAAGTCTGGCTGCACGCCTGAAGAGCTGCCGCAACTGGCGGCGGCCATTGCCAGCCTGCCACGACTGAAGTTGCGCGGCCTGATGGCGATTCCGGAACCGACCGACGATGTCGCAGCGCAGCATGCAGCCTTTGCCAGAGTCCGTATCCTGCAAGAACAACTGCCGCAAGCACTGGACACCCTTTCAATGGGCATGAGCCATGACCTGGAGGCCGCCATCAGTGAAGGCGCCACCTGGGTGCGTATCGGCACCGCGCTCTTTGGCGCCCGCGACTACAGCCAGACACACGGCCAGCCATAA